One window of Sardina pilchardus chromosome 2, fSarPil1.1, whole genome shotgun sequence genomic DNA carries:
- the chico gene encoding chico isoform X3: MMFPQSRHSQASSQSSQPLKFTTSDSCDRIKDEFQFLQAQYHSLKLECDKLASEKSEMQRHYIMYYEMSYGLNIEMHKQAEIVKRLNGICAQVLPYLSQEHQQQVLGAIERAKQVTPPEMNSIIRVGSQQSQLQAHQLSQLQGLALPMTPLPLGLTPPSLPSVSTSGGLFSLSSILASQAHLAKDEKAAREAPDNHRDEDGDKSD, translated from the exons CAGGCCTCTTCTCAGTCCTCTCAGCCTCTCAAGTTCACCACCTCGGACTCCTGTGACCGCATCAAGGACGAGTTCCAGTTTCTGCAGGCACAGTACCACAg TCTGAAGCTGGAGTGCGATAAGCTGGCCAGTGAGAAGTCGGAAATGCAGCGACACTACATCATG TACTATGAGATGTCCTACGGGCTCAACATTGAGATGCACAAACAG GCTGAGATAGTCAAGAGGCTAAATGGCATCTGTGCTCAGGTGCTGCCCTACCTGTCACAAGAG catcagcagcaggtgCTGGGGGCCATTGAGAGGGCCAAGCAGGTCACCCCGCCTGAGATGAACTCCATCATCCGGGTAGGCAGCCAGCAGAGT cagctccaggccCACCAGCTCTCCCAGCTGCAGGGTCTGGCTCTGCCCATGACCCCGCTGCCCCTGGGCCTGACCCCGCCCAGCCTGCCCAGCGTGTCCACCAGCGGCGGCCTCTTCTCGCTCTCCAGCATCCTGGCCTCGCAGGCCCACCTGGCCAAGGACGAGAAGGCGGCCCGCGAAGCCCCCGACAACCACCGCGATGAGGACGGCGACAAGTCCGACTAG
- the chico gene encoding chico isoform X1 produces the protein MMFPQSRHSQASSQSSQPLKFTTSDSCDRIKDEFQFLQAQYHSLKLECDKLASEKSEMQRHYIMYYEMSYGLNIEMHKQAEIVKRLNGICAQVLPYLSQEHQQQVLGAIERAKQVTPPEMNSIIRVGSQQSQQLQAHQLSQLQGLALPMTPLPLGLTPPSLPSVSTSGGLFSLSSILASQAHLAKDEKAAREAPDNHRDEDGDKSD, from the exons CAGGCCTCTTCTCAGTCCTCTCAGCCTCTCAAGTTCACCACCTCGGACTCCTGTGACCGCATCAAGGACGAGTTCCAGTTTCTGCAGGCACAGTACCACAg TCTGAAGCTGGAGTGCGATAAGCTGGCCAGTGAGAAGTCGGAAATGCAGCGACACTACATCATG TACTATGAGATGTCCTACGGGCTCAACATTGAGATGCACAAACAG GCTGAGATAGTCAAGAGGCTAAATGGCATCTGTGCTCAGGTGCTGCCCTACCTGTCACAAGAG catcagcagcaggtgCTGGGGGCCATTGAGAGGGCCAAGCAGGTCACCCCGCCTGAGATGAACTCCATCATCCGGGTAGGCAGCCAGCAGAGT cagcagctccaggccCACCAGCTCTCCCAGCTGCAGGGTCTGGCTCTGCCCATGACCCCGCTGCCCCTGGGCCTGACCCCGCCCAGCCTGCCCAGCGTGTCCACCAGCGGCGGCCTCTTCTCGCTCTCCAGCATCCTGGCCTCGCAGGCCCACCTGGCCAAGGACGAGAAGGCGGCCCGCGAAGCCCCCGACAACCACCGCGATGAGGACGGCGACAAGTCCGACTAG
- the chico gene encoding chico isoform X4 codes for MMFPQSRHSQASSQSSQPLKFTTSDSCDRIKDEFQFLQAQYHSLKLECDKLASEKSEMQRHYIMYYEMSYGLNIEMHKQAEIVKRLNGICAQVLPYLSQEHQQQVLGAIERAKQVTPPEMNSIIRQQLQAHQLSQLQGLALPMTPLPLGLTPPSLPSVSTSGGLFSLSSILASQAHLAKDEKAAREAPDNHRDEDGDKSD; via the exons CAGGCCTCTTCTCAGTCCTCTCAGCCTCTCAAGTTCACCACCTCGGACTCCTGTGACCGCATCAAGGACGAGTTCCAGTTTCTGCAGGCACAGTACCACAg TCTGAAGCTGGAGTGCGATAAGCTGGCCAGTGAGAAGTCGGAAATGCAGCGACACTACATCATG TACTATGAGATGTCCTACGGGCTCAACATTGAGATGCACAAACAG GCTGAGATAGTCAAGAGGCTAAATGGCATCTGTGCTCAGGTGCTGCCCTACCTGTCACAAGAG catcagcagcaggtgCTGGGGGCCATTGAGAGGGCCAAGCAGGTCACCCCGCCTGAGATGAACTCCATCATCCGG cagcagctccaggccCACCAGCTCTCCCAGCTGCAGGGTCTGGCTCTGCCCATGACCCCGCTGCCCCTGGGCCTGACCCCGCCCAGCCTGCCCAGCGTGTCCACCAGCGGCGGCCTCTTCTCGCTCTCCAGCATCCTGGCCTCGCAGGCCCACCTGGCCAAGGACGAGAAGGCGGCCCGCGAAGCCCCCGACAACCACCGCGATGAGGACGGCGACAAGTCCGACTAG
- the chico gene encoding chico isoform X5 has product MMFPQSRHSQASSQSSQPLKFTTSDSCDRIKDEFQFLQAQYHSLKLECDKLASEKSEMQRHYIMYYEMSYGLNIEMHKQAEIVKRLNGICAQVLPYLSQEHQQQVLGAIERAKQVTPPEMNSIIRQLQAHQLSQLQGLALPMTPLPLGLTPPSLPSVSTSGGLFSLSSILASQAHLAKDEKAAREAPDNHRDEDGDKSD; this is encoded by the exons CAGGCCTCTTCTCAGTCCTCTCAGCCTCTCAAGTTCACCACCTCGGACTCCTGTGACCGCATCAAGGACGAGTTCCAGTTTCTGCAGGCACAGTACCACAg TCTGAAGCTGGAGTGCGATAAGCTGGCCAGTGAGAAGTCGGAAATGCAGCGACACTACATCATG TACTATGAGATGTCCTACGGGCTCAACATTGAGATGCACAAACAG GCTGAGATAGTCAAGAGGCTAAATGGCATCTGTGCTCAGGTGCTGCCCTACCTGTCACAAGAG catcagcagcaggtgCTGGGGGCCATTGAGAGGGCCAAGCAGGTCACCCCGCCTGAGATGAACTCCATCATCCGG cagctccaggccCACCAGCTCTCCCAGCTGCAGGGTCTGGCTCTGCCCATGACCCCGCTGCCCCTGGGCCTGACCCCGCCCAGCCTGCCCAGCGTGTCCACCAGCGGCGGCCTCTTCTCGCTCTCCAGCATCCTGGCCTCGCAGGCCCACCTGGCCAAGGACGAGAAGGCGGCCCGCGAAGCCCCCGACAACCACCGCGATGAGGACGGCGACAAGTCCGACTAG
- the chico gene encoding chico isoform X2 — protein MMFPQSRHSASSQSSQPLKFTTSDSCDRIKDEFQFLQAQYHSLKLECDKLASEKSEMQRHYIMYYEMSYGLNIEMHKQAEIVKRLNGICAQVLPYLSQEHQQQVLGAIERAKQVTPPEMNSIIRVGSQQSQQLQAHQLSQLQGLALPMTPLPLGLTPPSLPSVSTSGGLFSLSSILASQAHLAKDEKAAREAPDNHRDEDGDKSD, from the exons GCCTCTTCTCAGTCCTCTCAGCCTCTCAAGTTCACCACCTCGGACTCCTGTGACCGCATCAAGGACGAGTTCCAGTTTCTGCAGGCACAGTACCACAg TCTGAAGCTGGAGTGCGATAAGCTGGCCAGTGAGAAGTCGGAAATGCAGCGACACTACATCATG TACTATGAGATGTCCTACGGGCTCAACATTGAGATGCACAAACAG GCTGAGATAGTCAAGAGGCTAAATGGCATCTGTGCTCAGGTGCTGCCCTACCTGTCACAAGAG catcagcagcaggtgCTGGGGGCCATTGAGAGGGCCAAGCAGGTCACCCCGCCTGAGATGAACTCCATCATCCGGGTAGGCAGCCAGCAGAGT cagcagctccaggccCACCAGCTCTCCCAGCTGCAGGGTCTGGCTCTGCCCATGACCCCGCTGCCCCTGGGCCTGACCCCGCCCAGCCTGCCCAGCGTGTCCACCAGCGGCGGCCTCTTCTCGCTCTCCAGCATCCTGGCCTCGCAGGCCCACCTGGCCAAGGACGAGAAGGCGGCCCGCGAAGCCCCCGACAACCACCGCGATGAGGACGGCGACAAGTCCGACTAG